Part of the Woronichinia naegeliana WA131 genome, CGGTGCAATCGTATTTACAGCTATCACGAAGCGAGTTTCTTGATCAGAGCTTGTCATAAAGTCATATTGATCGGTAAATGCACCGTTTTCCCAAACTCCCCCCATAAACAAAAGGGCATCTACAGTTGATTCACTAATGCTACTGACAATTGATTTGATTCCTTCTGGAGTGGAAATATCCGCTTGAATCCATTTTCCTGCAATAGGCTGACCTCTAGAAATCGAGAACACAGAATCACCTTTTTTGGTAAAGTGCTGTGCTACGGCTGCACCAATCCCACGACTAGCTCCTACCACAACAATTTTTCTTTTTTCAGATTCCATATCTAACTCTTGAAGTATGCACTTTCTGAGATCTAGCTCAAAGTTCTAACGCAGTTATGGTTTAATTATTCTACTGATGACAAAGTACCATAGATTTATACTTTGGGTCAAGTGAGATAGATTACCTCAATTATCTATCTGCTAAAGGGGTTTGGTGTAGGCGATCGCTATTACTGTGAGTCGTGATTTCAAGGTGATCGCCTCAATTATCTATCTGCTAAAGGGTTTGCTGAAGGCGATCGCTATTACTGTGAGTCGTGATTTTTAGGCGATTAATGGTTTGCGAAGGATGATCGCTGTTTAATTTTTTCGTGAGGTAGCGATCACCTATAAACTTGACATTACTGGGAGGATCGACTGTAAGATTAGCAAAAATCTAAATCAGAATGAAAGAACTAAATGAGTGTAGATTCGCAAACCGAGTACATTGACGCTTTGATTGACTTACATCGAGGGATTGAACGGAAAGGACCTGGCGACAATGCTTTCTCACTCAATATTTTGAGCAACCTCTCTACTTTACCTCCCCATCCGCAGATAGCCGATCTGGGATGCGGGAGTGGTGCTGGCGCGTTGCTACTTGCACAATATTATCAAAGCCCTGTTATGGCGGTAGATTTTGCATTGGGTTTTATTGATGAACTCAAGATTCGTGCGAAACAATGTGAACTGGAGCATCTGATCAAGCCGATTCATGGTGACATGGCAAAGCTCGATTGGGCAGATGGTTCGATTGATTTACTTTGGTCTGAAGGGGCTGCTTATAATCTTGGGTTTGAGCAAGCTTTGGCAATCTGGCGATCGCTGCTTACAAACACAGGCATTGCGGTTATATCGGAAATGAGTTGGTTTGCCGATCATGTACCAGAACCTGCTGCTTTGTACTGGCAAAATGCCTATCCGATGATTGCTAACGAGGCAGAGAATAGCGATCGGGCGCATCGTTCTGGCTTTAAGGTGATTTCTACGCATCGGCTTCCAAGTCAGGCTTGGTGGAAAAATTATTACGAACCACTGCGCGAACGGATGAGTCAGGTGGAAATTTCACCCGTCATTCAATTAGTTATCGATGAAATTGAAGAGGAGATGAACCTATTTGAGAGATTTAGCGACTTTTATGGATATACGTTCTATGTGCTACAAGTACGACAGTGATTGTATTTGTAGCAATCTGCCCTTAAAAAGGCATAATCCCACGAACGTAATAATCCAAGAAAATACGGCTATTTTGTGGCGATCGCGATAATAATCTGTCGTCTGAGCCGATCGCTATTACTGTGATTCATAATTTCTAGGCGATCGCACCAACAATCTATCTCCTAAAGGTGATCGGTATTAATGTGAGTCGTGATTTCTAGGCGATCGCTTCAACAATCTATTTTCTAAAGGTGATCGCTATTACTATGAGTCGTGGTTTTTAGGCGATCACCTTAATTGTCTTTCTACTAAAGGGTTTGCGGCATTGCGATCGCTATTACTGTGAGTCGTGATTTCAAGGTGATCGCCTCAATTATCTATCTGCTAAAGGGTTTGCTGAAGGCGATCGCTATTACTGTGAGTCGTGATTTCAAGGTGATCGCCTCAATTATCTATCTGCTAAAGGGTTTGCTGAAGGCGATCGCTATTACTGTGAGTCGTGATTTTTAGGCGATCGCATTAACAATATATCTCCTCAAGGCGATCGCTATTACTATGAGTCTTGATTTCTCGGCAATATTTGTAACCTGTATCTGCTTGAAATATTTCTTAAGAGAACACCAGAAAAAAGATGATCCAATGATTATAGCGGTTTGGCAAAGATTTCCACAAACCATTTTTTGAGGCTAGGAAGGCGATTAATCCGTGCTTCAACCTTTTCCATCCCAGCCTTGCTCAGCTTCACTCCTGTCTCATAAACTTTTTCTATCAGTTTCACTACAGGATTTTGACCCCTGAATGTTAGCGTTTTAGCAAAATTAAGCACGGTTTCAACCGTATCCAGTAAACTCCCATTCCAATGTTTTTCTAACCAACCAAAACAACGCTCTATCGGATTATACTTGCTGTGATACGGCGGATAATAAGTCAATTGTATATCTAGGGCTTGCTGAAAAAGTCAAAAAACGAAAGAAATGTGGGTTAGGGAAGTATGGACTGAAAAAGCATAGATAACTTATCCTTATGGAAACAAATCAAAATACAGATTTTGTTTAATCTATTGTTCCTTTCTGCCTAAAAAGGTCAACACAAATCACTCCTCACAAAAGAGAGGAAAATTAACACCATTTTTCACAAGAAAAACGACTCTACAACTTTTTACTTTTTGTTTTCTTTTTTGTCTTCTGAAGTAGAGTAGAAAGATTCATTACCAAAAAGTTCATCGCAATTACCGTTTCCGAGGTCTCAGGTAGTTTGGCCATCACTCGACCAAGACTAAATTTCCTCTTTCCCTGTCCGAATTTACCCTCAATGGCATTACGCACTCTTTCATCTGAGCGTGCCTCTTTCTTTTTTTCTTTGCTCACCTCTTTCGGCGGTCTTCCCAATCGGGGACCACTCATTCTTATATCCCTTTCTTTACAATAAGCTCGATTCGCTTTTGTTCGATAGATTTTATCCACATGAACCGATTCCGGATAACATCCTGTTTCCCTTTTATATTCTTCTATTCGCGCTTGTAAATCTC contains:
- a CDS encoding class I SAM-dependent methyltransferase, yielding MSVDSQTEYIDALIDLHRGIERKGPGDNAFSLNILSNLSTLPPHPQIADLGCGSGAGALLLAQYYQSPVMAVDFALGFIDELKIRAKQCELEHLIKPIHGDMAKLDWADGSIDLLWSEGAAYNLGFEQALAIWRSLLTNTGIAVISEMSWFADHVPEPAALYWQNAYPMIANEAENSDRAHRSGFKVISTHRLPSQAWWKNYYEPLRERMSQVEISPVIQLVIDEIEEEMNLFERFSDFYGYTFYVLQVRQ